In the Candidatus Krumholzibacteriia bacterium genome, GCCGTGGTCCGCGCCGGCCACGTGCGCCTGCGCCCGATCCTCATGACCACCCTGACCACCGTGCTCGGCCTGCTGCCCATGGCCCTGGCCTGGGGCGACGGTGCCGAGCTGCGCGCCCCGCTGGCGATCACCGTGGCCAGCGGGCTCACGCTGAGTACGCTGCTGACGCTCGTCGTGATCCCCGCCGCCTACGCCCTCGTACCGTCGAAGGTGAGCCACCTGCAGGACGAGGCGCTGGTCGAGGAGGCCTCGGTGTGACCCTGCCCGAACTCGCCATTCGCCGGCACGTGACCACGCTGATGATCCTCATCAGCCTGGTCGTCCTCGGCGGCGTCGCCCTCACCCGTCTGCCGCTGGCCTTCCTGCCCGAAGTCGAAGAGCCCCAGCTCTTCGTGATCCTCCCCTGGAACAGCGCCTCGCCCGAACAGGTCGAACGCATGGTGGTCCGCCCGGTCGAGGACGCGCTCGGTTCGGTGAAGGGTCTCGACAGCATGTGGTCGCGCTGCGGCACCGACGGAGGCCGGGTCCGCCTGGGCTTCGACTGGGGCACCGACCTGCAGATGGCTCGCGTCGAGGTCTGGGAGAAGATCGACCGTATCCGTCGCGACCTGCCCGAGGACCTGGGCGACATCCAGGTGAGCAACGGTTGGGGCGGACGCGACGCCGACCGGCCCGTCCTCGAGGGCCGCCTGAGTTCGGTGCGCGATCTGAGCGAGAGCTACGACCTGCTCGAGCGCAAGATCATCCGTCCGCTCGAGCGCGTGCCCGGCGTGGCCAGTGTCGAACTCGACGGCGTGGAACCGAAGGAAGTCCGCGTGAACCTCCACGTGGACGCGCTCGAACGTCACCGGATCGACGTGCGCGACGTGGCCACCGCCCTGCGCACGAACAATCTCGACCAGTCCCTCGGCCACATCCGCGACGGCGACACGCGCTTCGACCTGCGCACCGTGGGTAGCTTCCGGAGCGTCGAGGAGATCCGCGCCCTGCCTCTGCGCGACGACGGCCTGCGGCTGCAGGACGTCGCCGACGTGGTGTACGCGCAGCCACCGCTGGAGTACGGCCGTCACCTCGACGGCGACTTCGCGGTCGGGATCACGGTGGCCGCCGAGGCGAACGCCAACGTGGTCGAGGTCGGCCGAGAATTGAAGGACCGGATCGCCGCCATGGCCGACGATCCCGAGCTCGAGGGCGTGAGCTTCCTCGTCTGGTTCAGCCAGAGCGACGAGATCGTGAAGACCCTGAAGGATCTGGCCTTCACCGGAGTCTTCGGTGCGATGCTCGCCGCCGTGGTGCTGTTCGTGTTCCTGCGGCGCGTTTCGACGACGATCGTGTCGGTCCTGTGCATTCCGTTCAGTCTGATCGTGGCCTGCGGCTTCATCTGGGCGAAGGGCGGCACCCTGAACACGCTCACCCTCCTCGGCCTGATCGTCGGCATCGGCATGCTGGTCGACAACGCCGTGGTGGTGATCGAGAACATCTTCCGCCACCAGGAGAAGGGACTGCCCCAACGGAAGGCGGCACTGATCGGCGCGCGCGAGGTCGCCACGGCGGTGACCGCGGCCACCATGACCACCGTGATCGTCTTCCTGCCGATGGTGTTCAACAAGCCCAGCGAGATCAATCTCTACCTGAAGGAGCTGGGCATCACCGTCTGCGTCACGCTGCTCGCGTCGTTGTTCGTGAGCCAGACGCTGATTCCCATGGCCACGTCGTGGTTCATCCGCAGCAAGCCGCGGCCGAAGAGTCCGGTCCTGCTGTGGCTCGAACGCCGCTACGCCGGACTCGTACAGCTGCTGATCGGCGGACCGCGGTCGGGCCGTGGCGGCCGGATCCTGCGGCGCGCCGGCGCCCTCGCCCTCGGGGGCGTACTGGCGGCGTCCGGCTGGTGGGCCCTGCAGAACGTCGACAAGAACTTCGACACCGACGAGGCGGAACTCTTCGTCCAGGTCCGCTACGACATCAGCGAGCCGGTCGGCCTCGAGCGCAAGCGTGAACTGGTGGAACTGGTCGAGGCCGAACTCGAGCCCCACCGCCAGGAATTGATGGCCCGATCCATCTACAGCTTCTGGAGCGACCGCTTCTCGCTCACGCGCGTGTACCTCGAGGAGGGCCAGGCCACGCCCGAGAACCTGGCGCACGTACGGTCGAAGCTCCGCGAGCTGTTGCCCGAGGTCGCCGGCGTGGAGATCGAGGTGCAGGAGAACCGCCAACACTGGCGGCAGGATCGGGGCAAGCGTGTGGCCTTCCAGCTCGTGGGGCAGGACTCGGCGGTGCTGGCGCGCCTGGCCGAGCAGGTCCAGCGCGAACTCGCCGCGATCCCCGGTCTGCGTGATCCCTTCAGCAGCAACGAAGAAGGGCAGGAAGAGCTCCACGTGATTCCGGATCGCGATCTCGCCAGCCGCTACGGGGTGCCGCCGCAGCAGATGAGCCAGGTGATCGGCCTCACCTACCGTGGTCAGCGCCTGCCCCGCTACCGCACGCCCCAGGGTGAGCGCGAGATGCGACTCACCCTCGACGAGAGCCAGGAAGAGTCCGTCGGCCAGCTCATGGTGCTCCCCCTGTGGACCGCCGAGGGCGAGAAGATCCCCCTCGGGTCACTCGCCGACGTCGAAACCGTACCTGCTCCCGAACGCATCCAGCGCGATGACCGTCTCACCAGCCTGTGGGTCGGCGCCGAGTACGACGAAGGCACACGGTCCGACTACATGCCCGCCGTCACGCGGCTACTGTCCGGGATGGAGTTCCCCTACGGCTACTCCTGGCAGTGGGGCCGTTGGCAGCAACGGCAGGAGGAACAGGCCAACGAGATCCTCACGAACATCGCCCTGGCCCTGCTCCTGGTGTTCGCCGTCATGGCCGGTCTGTTCGAGTCGGTACGACAGGCAGTGGGTCTGATGATCGCCCTGCCCTTCGCCCTGTCCGGAGGCATCTGGAGCCTCTATCTGTTCGGGGCCGACCTCGACATCCCGGCGGTGGTCGGATTCCTGTTGTTGATCGGAGTGGTCGTGAACAACGGCATCGTCATGATCGAGCATGTCAACGGCTACCGTCGCCAGGGCATGGATCGCGACCGGGCCATCGTCGAAGGGGGGCGGGAGCGTCTGCGACCGATCCTGATGACGGCCATGACCACGCTCATCGGACTGATCCCGATCGTCGTCGAGCAACCCGCCGTGGGAGGCGTGTACTATCACACCATGGCGCTGGTCCTCATGGGCGGGCTGGCCATCAGCACCGTCCTCACCACGCTCCTGCTTCCGGTGATGATCGTGGTGGTCGAGGACACGCTCGGAGGCGTCGGACGCTCCCTCGTGCGCTCCGGTCGCGCGCTCCTGCCCCGACGACGCGCGGCCGCGATCGATTCCACGCCCTGATCCCTCCCGGAGCCCCTATGTCGCTGCAGGACCAGCTCGACACGATCCGCGAAGAGGAACTTGCCCAGACCCCGCCGGCCCACCTCGAGGTCACACGAGAGGCGATGCGCTACCTGCGCGAGACCGGCGCCGGGGGCGAGGCGCTGGGCGTGGGGGATCGCGCACCCGACTTCGCACTCCCCGACACGCAGTCCGAGCTCGTCTCGCTCCGGCCCACATTGGAACGGGGACCAGTGATCCTCGACTTCTTCCGTGGCGGGTGGTGCCCGTTCTGCTCGCTCGAGCTGCGTGCCTACCAGCAATTGATCGAATCGATC is a window encoding:
- a CDS encoding efflux RND transporter permease subunit, whose amino-acid sequence is MTLPELAIRRHVTTLMILISLVVLGGVALTRLPLAFLPEVEEPQLFVILPWNSASPEQVERMVVRPVEDALGSVKGLDSMWSRCGTDGGRVRLGFDWGTDLQMARVEVWEKIDRIRRDLPEDLGDIQVSNGWGGRDADRPVLEGRLSSVRDLSESYDLLERKIIRPLERVPGVASVELDGVEPKEVRVNLHVDALERHRIDVRDVATALRTNNLDQSLGHIRDGDTRFDLRTVGSFRSVEEIRALPLRDDGLRLQDVADVVYAQPPLEYGRHLDGDFAVGITVAAEANANVVEVGRELKDRIAAMADDPELEGVSFLVWFSQSDEIVKTLKDLAFTGVFGAMLAAVVLFVFLRRVSTTIVSVLCIPFSLIVACGFIWAKGGTLNTLTLLGLIVGIGMLVDNAVVVIENIFRHQEKGLPQRKAALIGAREVATAVTAATMTTVIVFLPMVFNKPSEINLYLKELGITVCVTLLASLFVSQTLIPMATSWFIRSKPRPKSPVLLWLERRYAGLVQLLIGGPRSGRGGRILRRAGALALGGVLAASGWWALQNVDKNFDTDEAELFVQVRYDISEPVGLERKRELVELVEAELEPHRQELMARSIYSFWSDRFSLTRVYLEEGQATPENLAHVRSKLRELLPEVAGVEIEVQENRQHWRQDRGKRVAFQLVGQDSAVLARLAEQVQRELAAIPGLRDPFSSNEEGQEELHVIPDRDLASRYGVPPQQMSQVIGLTYRGQRLPRYRTPQGEREMRLTLDESQEESVGQLMVLPLWTAEGEKIPLGSLADVETVPAPERIQRDDRLTSLWVGAEYDEGTRSDYMPAVTRLLSGMEFPYGYSWQWGRWQQRQEEQANEILTNIALALLLVFAVMAGLFESVRQAVGLMIALPFALSGGIWSLYLFGADLDIPAVVGFLLLIGVVVNNGIVMIEHVNGYRRQGMDRDRAIVEGGRERLRPILMTAMTTLIGLIPIVVEQPAVGGVYYHTMALVLMGGLAISTVLTTLLLPVMIVVVEDTLGGVGRSLVRSGRALLPRRRAAAIDSTP